The Arachis hypogaea cultivar Tifrunner chromosome 19, arahy.Tifrunner.gnm2.J5K5, whole genome shotgun sequence genome has a window encoding:
- the LOC112752049 gene encoding uncharacterized protein, with amino-acid sequence MDHFAGAEEHLAQQRLRQKLDEVNVAAQNNLAPIQDHVNFTLQKAYFKCAYECFDRSRRQEEITNCVENCSIPLANVQQTFDTEMQKFQEKLNRSLMVCQDRYESAKLQQKGGAMNDMVSCADEAIQDSIKMLPLLANKLKSSFGIKDNDSF; translated from the exons ATGGATCACTTTGCGGGAGCTGAAGAGCATCTTGCTCAACAAAGACTGAGGCAGAAGCTTGATGAAGTCAATGTAGCTGCTCAAAATAACCTTGCCCCTATCCAAGACCATGTCAATTTCACTCTCCAG AAAGCATATTTCAAATGTGCGTATGAGTGCTTTGATAGGAGCAGAAGGCAGGAAGAGATAACTAATTGTGTCGAAAATTGCAGTATTCCTCTTGCTAATGTTCAACAGACTTTTGATACTGAGATGCAAAAGTTTCAG GAGAAATTGAATAGATCTCTGATGGTATGTCAAGATAGGTATGAGTCTGCAAAGCTCCAGCAGAAAGGTGGGGCCATGAATGATATGGTTTCCTGTGCTGATGAGGCGATCCAAGACAGCATCAAGATGCTACCACTTCTTGCTAATAAGTTGAAATCCTCCTTTGGCATTAAGGACAAtgactccttctag
- the LOC112752048 gene encoding uncharacterized protein, translating to MSILTATTTLLILFTIFTPLHLKADAAKCHPDDEAGLLGFKSGIKSDPSGMLSKWIRGTDCCTWPGLNCLFENKRVTSISIAGQPDQPNSFLSGTISSSLSKLQFLDGIYFTNLRNISGPFPGFLLNMPNLEYIYIENSQISGRIPDSFGNSTRKFGAFSFQGNRLTGTVPSSLSLLTQLTQLKLGDNLLTGAIPDGIRNLKNLTYLSLQGNQLSGNIPDFFTSLKNLRILELSRNKFSGTIPASIATLAPTLGYLELGHNSLSGKIPDFLGKMKALDTLDLSSNRFTGSVPQSFKNLTKIFNLDLSNNLLVDPFPEMNVKGIESLDLSNNNLHLGTIPKWVTSSPIIYSLKLAKCGIRMKLDDWKPSETYFYDYIDLSGNDISGSAIGLLNRTDYLVGFWASGNKLKFDMGGLRIVEKLKYLDLSRNSVFGKIPKGVVGLQKLNVSYNHLCGQIPKTQFPASAFAGNDCLCGPPLQPCKA from the coding sequence ATGAGCATCCTCACTGCAACAACAACACTCTTGATCCTCTTCACCATCTTCACACCGCTACACCTCAAGGCCGATGCAGCAAAATGCCACCCGGATGACGAAGCAGGCCTATTGGGCTTCAAATCGGGTATCAAATCAGACCCATCTGGGATGCTCAGCAAATGGATACGCGGGACCGATTGTTGCACGTGGCCTGGCCTCAACTGCCTATTTGAAAACAAACGGGTCACAAGCATTTCTATTGCGGGTCAACCCGACCAACCCAATAGCTTCTTATCGGGTACCATATCGTCCTCCCTCTCAAAGCTCCAATTTCTCGACGGTATCTATTTCACTAATCTCCGAAACATATCGGGTCCCTTCCCGGGTTTCCTCCTCAATATGCCCAACCTCGAATACATCTACATCGAGAACAGCCAGATCTCGGGTCGCATACCCGATTCTTTTGGAAACTCCACTCGAAAATTTGGCGCCTTCAGCTTCCAAGGCAACCGCTTAACCGGAACAGTGCCGAGTTCACTATCCCTGTTGACTCAGCTCACTCAGCTCAAACTCGGCGACAACCTCCTCACCGGTGCTATCCCAGACGGGATTCGGAACCTCAAGAACCTCACATATCTGAGTTTGCAAGGCAACCAGCTCAGTGGTAACATTCCCGATTTTTTCACTTCGTTAAAGAACCTCAGGATTCTAGAACTTTCTCGGAACAAATTTTCCGGCACGATTCCGGCGTCGATTGCCACGCTGGCACCAACACTGGGATACCTGGAACTGGGACACAACTCGCTTTCCGGGAAAATCCCTGATTTTCTAGGGAAAATGAAGGCTCTCGACACACTCGATCTCTCCTCGAACCGATTCACGGGAAGCGTGCCGCAGAGCTTCAAGAACTTGACGAAGATCTTCAACCTGGACCTCTCCAACAACTTGCTGGTAGACCCGTTCCCCGAGATGAACGTGAAAGGAATTGAATCTCTGGATTTGTCGAACAACAACTTGCACCTGGGAACAATCCCCAAGTGGGTGACTTCGTCTCCGATTATCTACTCGTTGAAGCTGGCCAAGTGTGGAATAAGGATGAAGCTGGATGATTGGAAGCCTTCGGAGACTTACTTCTACGACTACATCGATCTCTCCGGAAACGATATCTCAGGGAGCGCCATTGGATTGCTGAACAGAACAGACTATTTGGTAGGGTTCTGGGCTTCGGGGAACAAATTGAAGTTCGACATGGGAGGTTTGAGGATCGTGGAGAAGCTCAAGTACTTGGATTTGTCTAGAAATTCGGTGTTTGGAAAGATTCCTAAGGGTGTGGTTGGGCTTCAGAAGCTGAACGTCAGTTATAACCATCTTTGTGGTCAGATTCCAAAGACTCAGTTCCCAGCCAGTGCCTTTGCCGGAAATGATTGTTTGTGTGGTCCTCCTTTGCAGCCATGTAAGGCCTAG
- the LOC112752047 gene encoding probable glucan 1,3-beta-glucosidase A, whose amino-acid sequence MAYRYLFAFLLALCLSHPPHSVLVAQNLPYKAVNLGNWLLAEGWMKPSLFDGIVNKDLLDGTQVQLMSTKFQKYLAAENGGGADLVANRASASGWETFKLWRVSDTSFNFRVFNKQFLGLENQGSGNKIVAVSNSPSNPETFQIVRNSNDPNKIRIKASNGLFLQVQSETSVTADYAGTNWDENDPSVFRLNDKVANQLQGEYQLTNGYGPARAPQVMHNHWDAYITEDDFRFMSENGLTAVRIPVGWWIAQDPNPPKPFVGGSLAALDNAFTWAQKHGMKVIVDLHAVQGSQNGNDHSGARDGYIEWGDSYIPNTVSVIDFLARRYGGNPSLGGIELMNEPSGVNLDSLKNYYKQAYDAVRRYSQSAYVIMSNPLDHDSKVLLSFVQGFNNVVIDVHYYNLYSDYFNSLNAQQNIDFIRNQRASDLSGVSSTNALSFVGEWTGAWSVQGASKEDYQNYAKAQLDVYSRATFGWAYWSYKCQYDQWSLKWMIENGYITLN is encoded by the exons ATGGCATATAGATACTTGTTTGCCTTCTTGTTGGCTTTATGCCTCTCACACCCTCCTCATTCTGTTCTTGTTGCACAGAATTTGCCATACAAAGCTGTGAATCTAGGAAACTGGTTGCTTGCTGAGGGATGGATGAAACCTTCTCTCTTTGATGGAATTGTCAACAAAGATCTCTTG GATGGAACTCAAGTGCAGCTAATGTCCACTAAGTTCCAGAAATATCTCGCAGCAGAAAATGGAGGAGGAGCTGATCTTGTTGCCAACCGTGCTTCAGCTTCAGGTTGGGAAACATTCAAG CTATGGAGGGTCAGTGACACATCTTTCAATTTTAGAGTGTTTAACAAGCAATTTCTTGGGCTAGAAAATCAAGGCAGTGGAAACAAAATCGTTGCAGTTTCCAACTCGCCTAGCAACCCGGAAACATTTCAGATTGTAAGAAATAGCAACGACCCCAACAAAATTAGAATCAAAGCATCTAACGGTCTGTTCTTGCAG GTTCAATCGGAGACATCAGTGACAGCAGATTATGCAGGCACTAATTGGGATGAGAATGACCCCTCTGTCTTTCGTTTAAATGATAAAGTTGCAAATCAGTTACAAGGAGAGTATCAACTTACCAATGGTTATGGCCCTGCTAGAGCTCCTCAAGTCATGCAT AATCACTGGGATGCATATATAACCGAAGATGATTTCAGATTCATGTCTGAAAATGGATTAACTGCAGTTAGAATACCCGTTGGATGGTGGATAGCACAAGACCCGAATCCACCTAAGCCTTTTGTAGGGGGATCTTTGGCAGCTTTGGACAATGCTTTTACATGGGCGCA AAAGCATGGGATGAAGGTGATAGTGGACTTGCATGCAGTTCAAGGTTCTCAGAACGGCAATGATCACAGTGGGGCAAGAGATGGATATATAGAATGGGGAGATTCATACATACCAAACACAGTCTCAGTCATTGACTTCTTAGCACGAAG aTACGGTGGCAATCCAAGCCTAGGAGGAATAGAATTGATGAATGAGCCGTCGGGTGTCAATCTAGATAGCCTCAAAAACTATTACAAGCAAGCTTATGATGCTGTGAGGAGATATAGCCAGAGTGCTTATGTCATCATGTCAAACCCATTGGATCATGATTCTAAAGTACTTCTCTCATTTGTCCAAGGTTTTAATAATGTAGTTATTGATGTGCATTACTACAATCTTTATTCCGATTACTTCAATAGCCTGAACGCACAACAAAACATTGACTTCATAAGAAATCAAAGAGCCTCGGATCTCAGCGGTGTCTCTTCAACTAATGCTCTTAGTTTTGTTG GGGAATGGACTGGTGCATGGAGCGTGCAAGGTGCATCAAAGGAAGATTATCAGAACTATGCAAAAGCACAATTGGATGTGTATTCACGTGCAACCTTTGGATGGGCATATTGGTCCTACAAATGTCAATATGATCAATGGAGCCTTAAGTGGATGATCGAGAATGGTTACATAACTCTAAATTGA